The following are encoded in a window of Sinomonas cyclohexanicum genomic DNA:
- the ruvA gene encoding Holliday junction branch migration protein RuvA — MISFLRGPVAHVGLSSCVVDVNGVGMSFWATPQTLAGLRVGEEATVHTSLVVREDSLTLFGFAAPEEREVFEVLLGVSGVGPRLALAVLAVHTPEAVRVAAHTEDAKAFTKVPGIGPKVGARLVLELKGKLVPLGSGDVHAAAPAQADAAWKPQVIAAMASLGWSEKDAASSIDKAMADAPEIAEAGSVPEILRATLRWLGQGARAVKAGARG; from the coding sequence GTGATCAGCTTTCTCCGTGGGCCGGTGGCGCACGTGGGCCTGTCCTCGTGCGTGGTGGACGTCAACGGTGTGGGCATGTCCTTCTGGGCGACCCCGCAGACCCTTGCGGGCCTGAGGGTCGGCGAGGAGGCGACGGTCCACACGTCTCTCGTGGTGCGCGAGGACTCGCTGACGCTGTTCGGATTCGCCGCGCCGGAGGAGCGCGAGGTCTTCGAGGTACTCCTCGGGGTCTCGGGCGTGGGACCCCGCCTCGCGCTGGCGGTTCTCGCCGTGCACACCCCGGAGGCCGTTCGGGTCGCGGCGCACACCGAGGACGCGAAGGCCTTCACCAAGGTCCCGGGGATCGGCCCGAAGGTGGGGGCGCGGCTCGTCCTTGAGCTCAAGGGCAAGCTCGTGCCCCTCGGTTCGGGCGACGTGCACGCCGCTGCCCCGGCGCAGGCGGATGCGGCGTGGAAGCCCCAGGTCATCGCGGCCATGGCCTCGCTGGGGTGGAGCGAGAAGGACGCCGCCTCGAGCATCGACAAGGCCATGGCAGATGCGCCCGAGATCGCGGAGGCCGGAAGCGTGCCGGAGATCCTGCGTGCGACCCTTCGCTGGCTGGGCCAGGGCGCACGAGCCGTGAAGGCTGGCGCCCGTGGCTGA
- the secD gene encoding protein translocase subunit SecD, producing MARSRTRPGLKTLISLGVILVALVGILAGGVIAGKASWAPKLALDLEGGTEMILSPKVSDGSQINQDQLNQAVEIIRQRVDGSGVAEAEISTQSGRNVVVSLPGTPSAETRQLIQASADMNFRPVLMAGDPAAVPQDQRLTDDKLPKPTAAPTDASDSNWITADVYKQYEALDCTQPQAEKTQRSDPSKPLVTCEPADGTRPATKYILGPVEIAGTDISGSTFQLQQGQQGAVTNEWAVNIQFNGDGTQKFKAVTTRLNGFYVANQNDPKAQFAIVLDDKVLSAPRTLAVITDGRPQITGNFTQQSAQALSDQLRYGALPISFEIQSEQQISATLGTQQLEMGLLAGGIGLLLVVIYSLFQYRALGFVTIASLVVAGALTYLAIAILGWTQNYRLSLAGVAGLIVAIGQTADSFIVYFERIRDELREGRGLVSAVENGWKRAKRTVLASKAVNLLAAVVLYFVAVGNVRGFAFTLGLTAIADLIVVFIFTHPTLQMLARTRFFGEGHRFSGLDPARLGAVPLYRGAGRLREASEAAKANLKPKNSAAAGEAGRRMTIAERRAAEAQKQSEMSSASGRSSRTPERTGEEN from the coding sequence ATGGCACGATCCCGCACGCGGCCGGGACTCAAGACACTCATCTCCCTCGGCGTGATCCTCGTCGCCCTCGTCGGCATCCTCGCCGGCGGGGTGATCGCAGGCAAGGCCTCCTGGGCCCCCAAGCTCGCCCTCGACCTCGAGGGCGGCACCGAGATGATCCTCTCCCCGAAGGTCTCCGACGGGTCCCAGATCAACCAGGACCAGCTCAACCAGGCCGTCGAGATCATCCGCCAGCGCGTGGACGGCTCCGGCGTCGCCGAGGCCGAGATCAGCACCCAGTCCGGGCGCAACGTCGTCGTGAGCCTCCCAGGGACCCCGTCCGCCGAGACCCGGCAGCTCATCCAGGCCTCGGCCGACATGAACTTCCGGCCCGTCCTCATGGCGGGCGATCCTGCTGCCGTTCCGCAGGACCAGCGGCTTACCGACGACAAGCTCCCCAAGCCGACCGCTGCGCCCACCGACGCGAGCGACAGCAACTGGATCACGGCCGACGTGTACAAGCAGTACGAGGCCCTTGACTGCACCCAGCCGCAGGCGGAGAAGACCCAGCGCTCGGATCCCTCCAAGCCGCTCGTCACGTGCGAGCCGGCCGACGGCACGCGGCCCGCGACGAAGTACATCCTCGGTCCGGTCGAGATCGCCGGCACCGACATCTCCGGCTCGACGTTCCAGCTCCAGCAGGGCCAGCAGGGCGCGGTGACCAACGAGTGGGCCGTGAACATCCAGTTCAACGGCGACGGAACGCAGAAGTTCAAGGCCGTCACGACGCGCCTGAATGGCTTCTACGTCGCGAACCAGAACGACCCCAAGGCCCAGTTCGCGATCGTCCTGGACGACAAGGTGCTCTCGGCTCCGCGCACGCTGGCCGTCATCACCGACGGGCGGCCGCAGATCACGGGCAACTTCACCCAGCAGAGCGCGCAGGCGCTCTCCGACCAGCTCCGCTACGGCGCACTGCCGATCAGCTTCGAGATCCAGAGCGAGCAGCAGATCTCCGCGACGCTCGGCACGCAGCAGCTCGAGATGGGCCTCCTCGCGGGCGGGATCGGACTCCTGCTCGTGGTCATCTACTCGCTGTTCCAGTACCGGGCCCTCGGCTTCGTCACGATCGCGTCGCTCGTCGTCGCCGGCGCGCTGACCTACCTCGCGATCGCCATCCTCGGCTGGACCCAGAACTACCGGCTCTCGCTCGCCGGCGTGGCGGGCCTCATCGTCGCCATCGGCCAGACGGCTGACTCGTTCATCGTGTACTTCGAGCGCATCCGCGACGAGCTACGTGAAGGACGCGGACTCGTCTCCGCGGTCGAGAACGGCTGGAAGCGCGCCAAGAGGACCGTGCTGGCCTCCAAGGCGGTCAACCTGCTGGCGGCCGTGGTGCTGTACTTCGTGGCCGTGGGCAACGTGCGCGGCTTCGCGTTCACGCTCGGCCTCACGGCGATCGCCGACCTCATCGTCGTGTTCATCTTCACCCACCCGACGCTCCAGATGCTTGCGCGGACCCGGTTCTTCGGCGAGGGGCACCGGTTCTCCGGGCTCGATCCCGCCCGCCTCGGCGCCGTGCCGCTGTACCGCGGCGCGGGCCGGCTCCGGGAGGCCTCCGAGGCGGCCAAGGCCAACCTCAAGCCCAAGAACAGCGCCGCAGCGGGCGAGGCTGGGCGCCGCATGACCATCGCCGAGCGCCGCGCGGCCGAGGCGCAGAAGCAGTCCGAGATGTCCTCCGCATCGGGGCGGTCCAGCCGCACGCCCGAGCGCACGGGGGAGGAGAACTGA
- the yajC gene encoding preprotein translocase subunit YajC, whose amino-acid sequence MDLMTILLLAVFAFFIFTMFRRNKKAQQQQREMQSQFAPGVEVMTSFGLYGRIVSIDDAENKVVLELSPGTEATVHRQAVTKVVEPTAPAEDSATEAGLGTGDIPSEAGSAPSSGISLGKDASPAPQEQLNETPEETLRRLNDEGKNAH is encoded by the coding sequence ATGGACCTGATGACCATCCTCCTGTTGGCCGTCTTCGCCTTCTTCATCTTCACGATGTTCCGTCGGAACAAGAAGGCCCAGCAGCAGCAGAGAGAGATGCAGTCCCAGTTCGCGCCGGGCGTCGAGGTCATGACGAGCTTCGGCCTGTACGGCCGGATCGTCTCGATTGACGATGCCGAGAACAAGGTCGTCCTCGAGCTCAGCCCCGGCACTGAGGCCACCGTCCACCGGCAGGCCGTCACCAAGGTCGTCGAGCCGACCGCACCCGCGGAGGATTCCGCTACCGAGGCTGGCCTCGGGACCGGTGACATCCCCTCCGAGGCGGGCAGCGCGCCGTCGTCCGGCATCTCCCTCGGCAAGGACGCCTCGCCCGCGCCGCAGGAGCAGCTGAACGAGACGCCCGAGGAGACCCTGCGGCGCCTCAACGACGAGGGCAAGAACGCCCACTAA
- the ruvC gene encoding crossover junction endodeoxyribonuclease RuvC, with protein sequence MRVLGVDPGLTRCGIGVVDVARDRKATLVGVTVVGTKADEPLDARLLAIATAIDEWLDRHRPDVVAVERVFSQMNVSTVMGVAQASGIVIAAAARRGIPVALHTPSEVKAAVTGSGRADKEAITRMVTKILRLETAPRPADAADALALALAHAWRGSAPGSPSAAGRTTAVGASALTPAQRLWQEAEARARRGR encoded by the coding sequence CTGCGTGTGCTGGGCGTCGACCCGGGCCTCACGCGTTGCGGGATCGGTGTGGTCGACGTCGCGCGGGACCGCAAGGCGACGCTCGTCGGCGTGACGGTCGTCGGGACGAAGGCGGATGAGCCCCTCGATGCCCGACTGCTTGCGATTGCGACGGCGATCGACGAGTGGCTCGATCGGCATCGCCCGGACGTGGTCGCGGTCGAGCGGGTCTTCTCGCAGATGAACGTCAGCACCGTGATGGGCGTCGCCCAGGCCTCGGGAATCGTCATCGCGGCCGCCGCGAGGCGGGGCATCCCGGTCGCGCTGCACACCCCGAGCGAGGTCAAGGCCGCGGTGACCGGGAGCGGCCGAGCGGACAAGGAGGCGATCACGCGGATGGTCACGAAGATCCTCCGGCTCGAGACCGCACCGCGGCCCGCGGACGCCGCGGACGCCCTCGCCCTCGCCCTCGCCCACGCGTGGCGCGGCAGCGCGCCGGGCTCGCCGTCCGCGGCGGGACGCACGACGGCGGTGGGGGCCTCGGCGTTGACGCCTGCGCAGCGCCTGTGGCAGGAGGCGGAGGCGAGGGCGCGCCGCGGCAGATGA
- the ruvB gene encoding Holliday junction branch migration DNA helicase RuvB: protein MAEPSLVASQEEPEERVIEAALRPKFLDEFVGQARVRRQLSLVLEASRLRGRTADHVLLSGPPGLGKTTLAMIIAGEMNAPLRISSGPAIQHAGDLAAILSSLSEGEVLFLDEIHRMSRPAEEMLYMAMEDFRVDIVVGKGAGATAIPLDLPPFTLVGATTRAGLLPGPLRDRFGFTGHLEFYSVEELELVLRRSAGLLDLKVTSAGFTEVAGRSRGTPRIANRLLRRVRDWALVHGIDQIDARTAGAALDMYEVDARGLDRLDRSVLSALATKFGGGPVGLSTLAIAVGEEPETVETVAEPYLVREGLMGRTPRGRIATPLAYSHLGLPVPADAPFAGNAAFADSATLFGPGSDEDAGSLD, encoded by the coding sequence GTGGCTGAGCCTTCGCTCGTGGCGAGCCAGGAGGAACCGGAGGAGCGTGTCATCGAGGCCGCTCTCCGGCCCAAGTTCCTCGACGAGTTCGTGGGGCAGGCCCGAGTGCGCCGCCAGCTCTCGCTCGTACTGGAGGCGAGCCGGCTCCGCGGCCGGACCGCGGACCACGTGCTGCTCTCCGGGCCCCCCGGGCTCGGGAAGACCACCCTCGCCATGATCATCGCGGGGGAGATGAACGCCCCGCTGAGGATCTCTTCGGGGCCCGCGATCCAGCACGCGGGAGACCTCGCGGCCATCCTCTCGTCGCTGTCCGAGGGGGAGGTCCTGTTCCTCGACGAGATCCACCGCATGTCGCGTCCCGCCGAGGAGATGCTGTACATGGCGATGGAGGACTTCCGGGTCGACATCGTGGTGGGCAAGGGCGCGGGCGCGACTGCTATCCCGCTCGACCTGCCGCCGTTCACGCTGGTCGGGGCGACGACGCGGGCCGGCCTGCTGCCCGGTCCCTTGCGAGATCGCTTCGGGTTCACCGGCCACCTCGAGTTCTACTCGGTCGAGGAGCTCGAGCTCGTCCTGAGGCGCTCGGCGGGCCTCCTGGACCTCAAGGTGACGTCCGCGGGCTTCACGGAGGTGGCCGGACGCTCGCGCGGCACCCCGCGCATCGCGAACCGGCTCCTGCGGCGGGTCAGGGACTGGGCGCTCGTGCACGGGATCGACCAGATCGACGCCCGTACGGCGGGGGCGGCGCTGGACATGTACGAGGTGGACGCCCGGGGACTCGACCGGTTGGACCGGTCTGTGCTCTCGGCGCTGGCCACGAAGTTCGGGGGAGGCCCCGTGGGGCTCTCGACCCTCGCGATTGCGGTGGGCGAGGAGCCCGAGACGGTCGAGACGGTGGCGGAGCCCTACCTCGTCCGCGAGGGGCTCATGGGCAGGACCCCGCGCGGACGGATCGCGACGCCGCTCGCGTACTCGCATCTCGGGCTGCCGGTCCCGGCCGATGCTCCGTTCGCCGGCAACGCGGCGTTCGCTGACAGCGCAACCCTGTTCGGCCCGGGATCGGACGAGGACGCTGGTTCGTTGGACTGA